From the Streptomyces nigrescens genome, one window contains:
- a CDS encoding HAD family hydrolase: MPLRAVLWDLDDTLFDYTGSDRAGVLRHLRTEGILDAYGGEEVALERWRTAMETEFARFLAGEVGFLDHRRGRTRTFLGTPLSDPEADAWFGRYLAHYEASWALFPDSAPALAALAPLVRQAVLSNAATANQERKLAALGIRTHFEAVFCADGLGHAKPAEEAFKGACKALGLTPDEVLHIGDKLDIDALGARDAGLTAVWLDRAGTGEEPPAGVRRIASLAELPELLHGVIGFGAPSTIR; the protein is encoded by the coding sequence ATGCCCCTGCGCGCCGTCCTGTGGGACCTCGACGACACCCTCTTTGACTACACCGGCTCGGACCGGGCCGGGGTGCTGCGGCATCTGCGGACCGAAGGGATCCTCGACGCGTACGGCGGAGAGGAGGTGGCGCTGGAGCGCTGGCGGACGGCCATGGAGACCGAGTTCGCCCGCTTCCTCGCCGGCGAGGTGGGCTTCCTCGATCACCGCAGGGGCCGGACCCGGACGTTTCTGGGGACGCCGCTCTCCGACCCCGAGGCGGACGCCTGGTTCGGCCGGTACCTCGCACACTACGAAGCGTCCTGGGCGCTCTTCCCGGACTCCGCTCCCGCTCTGGCGGCCCTGGCCCCGCTGGTACGGCAGGCGGTGCTGTCCAATGCCGCCACCGCCAACCAGGAGCGCAAGCTGGCCGCCCTGGGGATCCGTACGCACTTCGAGGCGGTGTTCTGCGCCGATGGACTGGGGCACGCCAAGCCGGCCGAGGAGGCGTTCAAGGGGGCCTGTAAGGCGCTCGGCCTAACCCCCGACGAGGTCCTCCACATCGGCGACAAGCTCGACATCGACGCCCTCGGCGCGCGGGACGCCGGGCTGACGGCCGTATGGCTGGACCGTGCGGGCACCGGGGAGGAGCCGCCCGCGGGGGTGCGTCGGATCGCGAGCCTGGCGGAGCTCCCCGAGCTGTTGCACGGGGTTATCGGTTTTGGTGCGCCGTCCACGATCAGGTAA